From the Lathyrus oleraceus cultivar Zhongwan6 chromosome 4, CAAS_Psat_ZW6_1.0, whole genome shotgun sequence genome, one window contains:
- the LOC127138735 gene encoding pectinesterase/pectinesterase inhibitor PPE8B, whose translation MALSFKIQPFTIATFIFFSLLLSLPHFTASGSPNDLSCLKVSPINFTNSAKEVITNLQKVISILSRFADPFGQSRLLNAVSDCLDLLDMSADQLDWIISATRNPTGKDKSTGNLSSDLRTWLSAVLVNTDTCIEGLQGTIVMGLVYADLDRVMSSVKNLLDEVIPIYDQLPTATSSDQFPSWMKDSDMKLLQANETTADAVVAADGSGNYSNVTDAVFAAPEFNMKRYVIFVKKGVYVENVEIKKKKWNIMIIGEGMDVTVISANRSYVGGSTPFHSATFAVNGRGFIAQDISFRNTAGPEMHQAVALRSDSDLSVFHRCGIFGYQDSLYPHSMRQFYRECTIAGTVDFIFGDGTAVFQNCQILARQGLPEQKNTVAAQGRIDPNQPTGFSFQFCSISAENDTVATYLGRPWKNFSRTVFMQSHMSNAIRPEGWLEMNGSFALDTLYYGEYNNSGPGSVVANRVKWSGYHVLNDSLDANKYTVAQFIEGDLWLPSIGVNYTTGL comes from the exons ATGGCTCTCTCTTTCAAAATCCAACCATTCACAATAGCCACATTCATCTTCTTCTCACTCCTACTCTCTCTCCCACACTTCACTGCTTCTGGTTCTCCCAATGATTTATCATGTCTCAAAGTTTCTCCCATCAATTTCACCAACTCCGCCAAAGAAGTTATCACCAATCTTCAAAAAGTCATCTCCATTTTATCGCGCTTCGCAGATCCTTTCGGACAATCTCGTCTCTTGAACGCTGTTTCTGATTGCCTTGATTTACTTGACATGTCCGCAGACCAACTTGACTGGATTATTTCCGCCACTCGGAATCCCACAG GGAAGGATAAAAGTACTGGAAACCTAAGCTCGGATCTAAGAACATGGCTGAGTGCTGTTCTTGTGAATACAGACACATGTATAGAAGGATTACAAGGTACAATTGTGATGGGTCTTGTATACGCTGATCTTGATCGTGTAATGTCCTCGGTGAAGAATCTTCTTGATGAAGTAATTCCCATCTACGATCAACTCCCAACTGCTACAAGTTCGGATCAATTTCCCTCATGGATGAAAGACAGCGACATGAAGCTGTTGCAGGCAAACGAAACTACTGCAGATGCTGTTGTGGCTGCGGATGGAAGTGGGAATTACAGTAATGTGACAGATGCGGTGTTCGCAGCTCCTGAATTCAACATGAAAAGATATGTTATATTTGTGAAAAAAGGTGTCTATGTTGAGAATGTTGAGATtaagaagaagaaatggaataTTATGATTATAGGTGAAGGTATGGATGTGACTGTTATCTCTGCTAATCGGAGTTACGTCGGTGGTTCGACTCCTTTTCATTCGGCTACCTTTG CTGTAAATGGTAGAGGGTTCATTGCTCAGGACATTTCATTTCGAAACACGGCAGGTCCAGAGATGCACCAAGCAGTGGCATTAAGATCAGACTCCGACCTCTCTGTGTTTCATCGGTGTGGGATATTCGGTTATCAAGATAGCCTATATCCCCACAGCATGCGTCAATTTTATAGAGAGTGCACAATCGCTGGTACCGTGGATTTCATCTTCGGAGATGGCACGGCCGTGTTCCAGAATTGCCAAATACTAGCCAGGCAAGGGTTGCCTGAACAAAAGAACACTGTTGCTGCTCAAGGACGGATAGACCCAAACCAACCAACCGGTTTCTCCTTCCAATTTTGCAGCATTTCAGCAGAGAATGATACCGTCGCAACATACCTTGGTAGACCCTGGAAGAATTTTTCAAGGACAGTCTTCATGCAATCCCACATGAGTAACGCGATAAGACCAGAAGGGTGGTTAGAGATGAACGGGAGTTTCGCTTTGGACACATTGTACTACGGTGAATACAATAACTCTGGACCGGGTTCTGTGGTCGCTAACAGAGTGAAATGGTCGGGTTACCATGTGCTCAATGACTCGCTTGACGCTAATAAGTACACTGTGGCTCAATTTATTGAAGGGGATCTTTGGTTACCCTCCATTGGTGTTAATTACACGACTGGTTTGTAA